A single region of the Bacillota bacterium genome encodes:
- a CDS encoding IS110 family transposase: MALKIVYKVCCGIDVHKTFVVACIASTNKQGVTTYKSHRFSTYTKGLKELLQWLLESNCKDVCMESTGKYWIPVYNVLEKDCSIVLAHPKYVKAIRGKKTDKKDAKWIADLFKHDLVAGSFMSPADIRQLRDLMRYRYKLTCFMSSEKNRLQNCLTVSNIQLGNVVSDTFGKSSKRILDKILENPLDTSFDIEPLIHGSMTDKIPELELAIDGYITPSQAGKLKIIKKHFEDLESRKTELEKLILALAGPYQQELDLILTAPAFNNIFSAITVISEIGVSMESFPSAKHLCSWAGLAPTNNESAGKKKSVRVSKAGCYIKPLLVQCANSVVKSEKHPEIRNRYLRLRKRRGHKKAIIAIARMLLTALYNMLKNNEPYNAELYRKSDILPADREITVEQAVLIAKYQGYRIKSATE, from the coding sequence ATGGCTTTAAAAATCGTGTATAAAGTCTGCTGTGGAATTGATGTTCACAAAACTTTTGTTGTAGCCTGCATCGCTTCCACCAATAAACAAGGTGTTACCACCTACAAGAGCCATCGCTTTTCTACCTACACGAAAGGTTTGAAAGAGCTGTTACAATGGCTACTTGAATCTAATTGTAAGGATGTCTGTATGGAATCTACGGGTAAATACTGGATTCCAGTGTACAACGTCTTGGAAAAAGATTGTTCTATTGTACTTGCACATCCTAAGTATGTTAAGGCTATTCGTGGTAAAAAAACTGACAAGAAAGATGCGAAATGGATTGCTGACCTGTTTAAGCATGATCTTGTTGCCGGTAGCTTTATGTCTCCCGCTGATATTCGCCAGCTACGTGATCTTATGCGCTATCGTTACAAACTAACCTGCTTTATGTCCAGTGAAAAGAACCGCCTTCAAAACTGTCTCACGGTTTCCAACATTCAATTGGGAAACGTTGTCTCGGACACTTTTGGTAAAAGTTCCAAAAGAATTCTGGATAAGATTCTTGAAAATCCTCTGGATACTTCATTTGATATTGAACCCTTAATTCATGGCTCTATGACGGACAAAATTCCCGAATTGGAGCTCGCTATTGATGGTTACATTACCCCATCACAGGCTGGTAAATTAAAGATTATCAAAAAGCACTTTGAAGATTTGGAATCCCGGAAAACAGAGTTAGAAAAACTGATTCTTGCGCTCGCCGGTCCCTATCAGCAAGAACTCGACCTAATCCTAACCGCTCCAGCATTTAACAACATATTCTCTGCAATCACAGTCATCTCAGAGATTGGCGTAAGCATGGAGTCTTTTCCTTCGGCGAAGCACTTATGCTCTTGGGCAGGTCTTGCACCTACCAACAATGAAAGTGCAGGGAAGAAAAAGTCTGTCCGGGTTTCCAAAGCCGGATGCTACATCAAGCCACTTTTAGTCCAATGTGCTAATTCTGTGGTTAAAAGTGAAAAGCATCCAGAAATCCGTAACCGTTACCTTCGTTTAAGAAAGCGTCGCGGTCACAAGAAAGCAATCATTGCAATAGCAAGAATGCTTCTAACGGCATTATACAACATGTTGAAGAATAATGAACCCTATAATGCTGAACTTTATAGGAAATCTGACATTCTTCCTGCCGATCGGGAGATTACTGTAGAGCAGGCTGTTTTAATAGCAAAATACCAGGGCTATAGAATTAAGTCAGCTACTGAATAA